The nucleotide window TTGTTTTGAGTAAGTAAACAATCTAATTCTCCACGGGTAATTTTTTCTCGTTGTATTTGAATGTTTTCTGCAAGTATCTTAATCGAATCTTTTTGTTCTAATTCGAAAGAAACAAACCGTTCTACTAATTTACCGAGCCTAAGTTTCTTTTCAATGGTAGCAGAAAAAGAACTTGTGTTAGAAGTATTACTTTCAAACTGCATCAAATCAAAAACACCTTTTCCATGCCATAGAAAAGGTGTTTGTATAAATCCTTCGTATTGTAATTGCAAATCTTTCGATTTTTGATGCATAAAATTATTCTTTAATGCCTAGTTTACTTAATACTAATTTAGTAATGTCATAACGATCGTCAATATAAGCAAATTCATTTCCATTAGTGGTTAAAACTTGACTATAACCATTAGCTTTAGCTACTTCTTTAACAATCTCATTTAACTTTCTATATAGTGGGCGCATATATTCATCACGGCGAAGTTGCATCATAGTGCTACCGTTTTTACGGAACTTTGCCATATCTTGTTCTATAGCTGCTAATTCTTGAATTTTTGTCTTTCTGTCATTATCAGTAATGGTTTTTTCTACTTTTTTAAAAGCTTCTATTTTTGATTGGTAAGTTTTAGCTTTTAATTGAAAAGAAGAGTCTAATTCTTTACTGTAATTTTCAAGTCTTTTTATAACACTTTTCATTTGAGGCATTTTACCAATAATTAAATCGCTATTAACAGTACCTACTTTAGTTTGAGCACTAGCTAATCCGATAAAAAAAATAGTTATAAAAAAAGTGATTTTTAATTTCATGTTTTCTCGTTTTCAGCAAATATATAAAAGTGAGTGAGGTAGTAATCTAAAAAATAGTTAAAAATTTATTTTAATGAATATAAAACCATTAATTTTTCTTTTGATTAAGTACGTTTAAGTCGGTTAAAATTGAGTTAACTTTAAAAGAAGAGGTTTTTTGCCAAAGTAACCAGCCTTTGTCTTTCCAAACATTTGGTACTTTGGGTTGTTTTTTAGAATCATAATCAGCTACCCATAGAGGATATCTGCTAAAGAGTTTATTAGTTAAGTATTCGTTGGCATAATAATAGCTTGAATATATTATAGGGCGAACTCCTGATAAATTTTCAAGATGGGTAATAAAAGCTAGTAAATTTTTTTGAATAGTGCTTGCATTAGGAATAGAGTTGGTACTCCCACTTTCAATATCTACTATTGGAGGGAAATCGTTAATATTTCTATCTTTAATCCTACTCCAAAAATACTCAGCTTGTTTTACAGGTGAATCTTCAATGATGAAAAAATGGTAAGCTCCTCTTTTTAGATTCATTTTTTGTATTCGTAACCAATTTAATCGAAACATAGGGTCAGTTAAAGTTAAACCTTCTGTAGCTTTGCATATAACAAATGAAAGACTATCAGGAAGAGAGTGGTTTAAAACATTTCCATTCCATCTTGAAATATCTATTCCGTATTTTTTAATAGCAACTTTAGTTGGAGTAGTTATTATTGGTTTTTTATGTGGGATTATGGAATCGTACTTTTGTAGTAATTGTTGTGTTTTTTTGTGATGATGAGTGAAAAATAAGCCTGTTAAACATAGTAGTAAAAAAGCGGGTATAAGGCTTAGTAAATGAAACTTATGAAAAAAGTTTGTTTTTGGTTTAATGATTTCTTCTGTTTGAGGTTCAAAAGATTTTATAAGCTCAAAAATACGATCGGATATTAATAGTTTTCCAATCATGTTTTTAATAATGAAAAAACTATCATTAAATTCAATTCCTTTATAAAGTACTACACCGTTTTTATTTTTAATTTCTTCAGGTTTTATGCTATGTAAACCTTCATTATTTAAAACTAATTTTTTGTTTTCAATTCTAGGGTTAATAAACTCATCACTTATAAAGCTTACTCGTTCTCTTACATAATGATTATTTCTGAATATAGAAATATATCCATGTGAATCTAAATAATTTAATACAGTAACAAACTGACTAAATTCTTGAATGGCAGTTTTTCTTTTGTCAACATCATCAAAAATTTCAACTGATAAAAAATACATTGCGTATTGTTCATTTAGTTGTATAATAATTGCTTTACCTTCAGATTTGTTAAAGAAGATTTTTTCCAAGATGTTTTTTACATCAGTAATCTCATTAATAGGAGACTTACTAATTTCTTGTATAATTTTCTTTTCAAAATCATTAAAAGTTTTCATTTAAATAAAGGACTTTCTAGGAATGTTTTTAAATTAAAATAGTAAGTAGCGTTATATTTAACGCTACTTACTTAAAATATATAAAGTTCTATTTAATAGTTTATTATTCCATTTTTAGTTTTAAAACGTAACCATGGAAAGCTATTAATTAAACTATTCATCAGAAGCACCAGAACTGTCAGAAGTGCTTGATGTGCTAGAAGTACTACTAGTACTATCATCAGCGGCACCAGCCTGATTGTATTTGTTTGGATAGTATTTTGCTAACCAAGCTCTTGCTATTTCAGATTGACTTATTGGTTTTAAGTAATAGTTTACAGGTACACCAAGGTTATCACCACCTTCAATACATTTATTCACGTAATCTTCTAATGCTGTCATCATAGAGTTAGTATCGATAATTTGATTTTGCCCATCATCAATATCTGATACACCACTAAGAGTTGCTGCAATAGTAGCGTTTTTAAGCTGAATCATTTGTTCGCCAGTTCTAGCAGCAGTTGCAGCTTCACCTATAGTGTTATTTTCACTAGCAGTAGCTCCTTGTAAAGTAGCTAGCTCTTCCATAGATTTTTGAGGATCAAAATCAGTAAAGCTTTTAACAGCCATTGCTACTTGATTTGATTTAATAGAAGGTATTATACCCATAGTTATAAGGGTAGCATGTGAAGTAACGTTTTGTGTGCTTAATAAATTTTTAGCACTATTAGAAAATGAAGAACTTACTCCAAAACCACCAGTACCAGAGGCAAACCATCCACCAATATCAAATGTTTCTTGCATAGAAGCAGCAATTGATTCCATACTTTGACTAGACTGAGATTCAGTAGTATTTAACACATGTACCATACCAACAAAAGATGATCCATAAGTTGCTCCTGACAAAATATTGAAAGAGCCATCTTCTTTAGTGTCAGATTTAGCTTCTATAGCTGCAATTGAACCAGGGTCGTTAGTCTTAATCATATTGTCTGGGTTCATACTGTTCCATACTCTAACAGCTTTATCAACATCAAGTATATAAGGTGCAAATACTTGAGCATTTTTATGTGTACAAGTAATAGTTACCACTAATGTACCAGCAATACTATGGCGTGAGTGTTGACTATTCATTTGTGTTTGAGCAGAAGCTGAAGCTTGAGAAGATCTTCCTTCTCCAAAAATACTTAATGATTCACTAACAAAAGCAGAAACTGTTGCTGCATGACTAGCTGAGCTCTGAGTGTTTTGATCAAATGAAAAATATTGACAGTTCATTTGTAAAGAGTCAGAAGAAATAGCTAATTTTTTTAACTGACTTTTATTGTAGTCAATTGGACTTTCAACACTTTCGTTAACAGCATTCATTTTAGACTTTAAAGGCTGTATTTTTTTTCTCTGATGCAATTTTAGCTTTAGCATATGCAACCACTGCTGTTTTTATTTGATCTCCTACTTGTTGAGATTCTTGAATAACTTCATCAGCATCTATTCCCATACCAATCATTTCTTGGATGGTCATGTCTATACTTCTCTTTAACGCTATAAGTGAATTCATTTCACTTTCAGCAGCATCAGCAGGAGTTTGTAATTTTGAAATTTGAACAATGTTTTCTAATTTTTGTTTAGAAACAATATTTCCTAAAACTAAGGAAGGGTCATATGGAATTGTAGATGGCATATATATAGTTTTATTTTAAGTTTGAATACGTAAAATTATTGGTAAAAAAATAAAATATATAGCCGAATTCCTTTAGAAATACAAATTTGAGAACAAGCGTAACTTAATAAGGAATTAAAGCGCCAAAATAATAATTAATATGAGATGTAGAAAAAAACAAGATGCTTTTTTATAAAAAAGAATCAATTTTATTTATGATTGTTAAATGATTTTCTTTAAAATCAAACCAATTAATATTTGGATCTTTTCTAAACCAAGTTCCTTGGCGTTTAGCAAATCTTCGCGTATTTTTTTTAATTTCCTCTACCGCAAAACTTAAAGGAAAATCACCATCAAAGGAAGAGAATAATTCTCTATAACCAACTGTTTGCAATGCGTTTAAATGTTTATGTTGATATAAACTTTTTGCTTCTTCAAGTAATCCAGAATTCATCATAATGTCAACACGTTTGTTTATACGGTTGTACATGATTTCTCTATCAGCTGTTAAACCTATTTTAATACTTTTAAAATTACGAAGTGTTTTAGGTTTGTTTTTAAAAGAAGAATATGTTTTGTTAGTGCCAATACAAATTTCTAAAGCACGAGTTAATCTGTGAGGATTGTCTATAGCTATGGTGTTAAATGCTTCAATATCTAGTTTTTCTAATTGTTGTTGAAGGTGTTCAATTCCTTTTTCTTCTAATTGTTGTGTTAAATCTATTCTAATTTGTGGATCAACATCAGGAAAATAGTCTAAGCCTTTTAAAACAGCGTCTACGTATAAACCACTACCACCAACCATTATTTGAATAGGTTTTTTCTTAAAAAGTGTATCTAGTTTAGCTAATGCCTCTTTTTCAAACTGACCTACATTATAATCTTCAAAAATGCTTCTGTTTTGAATAAAATGATGAGGCGCAGATGCAAGTTCATTGTCATCAGGAACTGCAGTTCCAATTTTCATTTCTTTATAAAATTGACGAGAGTCGCATGAAATAATATCACAACCAAAGTGCTGTGCTAGTTTAATACTTAAAGCAGTTTTACCTATAGCGGTTGCGCCAACAATAGTAATTAGAGTATTTGTCATTAATTGTGTAATTTACTACCACAATGATTACAGTATATGGCATCATCATTATGGTCTCCATGAGAACAATTCGGGCACGATTGAGTGTTTAGGTTTACATCACTAATTTTAGTCATTTCAGAAGTAACAATACCTGTAGGCACAGCAATAATTCCATATCCTAATACCATAATAATACTCGCAACAAATTGACCAAAAGGAGTGTGGGGAGCAATATCTCCATAACCAACTGTGGTTAATGTTACTACAGCCCAATAAACACTTCTAGGAATGCTTGTAAAACCATTTTCACCTCCTTCTATTAAGTACATAATTGTACCAAGAATCATACATAAAATAAGTACAAAAAAAAGAAACACCGCTATCTTAGCTCTACTTGCTTTTAATGCTTTTATAAAATTATTAGACTCTCCAATAAATCGAGCTAGTTTTAAAATTCTAAAAATACGTAATAAACGTAGTGCTCTTAAAGCAACTAAACTATGGGTTCCTATAAAAAATATAGAAAGATATTTAGGAATAGTTGATAAGAAATCAATAATACCATAAAAGCTAAAAATGTATTTTGATGGTTTTTTTATTGAGATTATTCTAAGAATATATTCTATGGAGAAAAGAATGGTTAAAACCCATTCTCCAACATTTAAGATGTTACCATATTTTAATTGAATATCATCAACACTTTCTAACATAACAAAAAGCACAGAAGATAAAATAGCGATTAATAAAATAATATCAAAAAACTTACCACCACGCGTGTCAGCTTCATAAATAACTTCATGAAGTTTGTCTTTCCAATTTTGTGGTTGCTTTTTCAAAAATGATTTTTATTTATTTAATAGTATAGCAAAAGTATGTTTTTGAATTTGTGTAGCCAAATTTTGTAGTTGTTAGAAGAGAGAATAACAATTTAAATATTGGTAGATTATAAATCTATTTTTACGTTATAAGCTTCTAAATCTTTAATATAATTATTGGGTGTAAAATGATCACTGTCAAATTCCTCTTGTCGATTTTTTTTCATTTCAATACGTTTAATTGCCTTTAAAAAACGTCTCATTTCAATATCGTCATTAATAATAATTCCAGGAACAGAAATCCCTTGGCCATCTTCGTTTTTAGAAACCATAGTAAAATAAGAAGAATTACAGTGGTTAACTTTCCCTGTTTGAATATTTTCAGATTCTACACGAATTCCTACAACCATTGAGGTTTTCCCTACATAATTAATTGAAGCTTTCATTGTTACCAGTTCACCCACCTCTATTGGATTTAAAAAATCAACTGTATCAACAGAAGCAGTTACACAATAAGTACCTGAATGTTTTGAAGCACAAGCAAAAGCAATTTGATCCATTAAATTTAGAATATAACCTCCATGTATTTTACCACTAAAATTAGCGTGTGAAGGAAGCATAAGTTCAGAAATCGTAATACGAGTTTCTTCTACATTTTTAAAATTATTTTTCTTTTGTGTCATTTGTAACTCCTCTAAAATGTGGCGATTGTTCTTCTTCTACCTTTGTGATGAAATATTTAGTATCTCCTAACCAAAAAAAAGTACTAAAACGTTCAGTGTAATGTACTTTTACATATCGACCTTGGTATTTTTGTAAGTCTTTAATTACTTTCTCATTTCTGTCTTCTACAGAAAAAGCAAAAATTTGTGCTCCAGATATTCCTTGACTAATTTCGCCCTCCCATGTTTTTATAGCAATACCTTTATAACTAATTTTTATAAGTTCACCTGAACGTACACCTTCACTATAAGGAACAAAGTATATAAATGCATAGTATAATCCAGCAATTAATGTTATTATAATTAATATTAAAGCAAGTATTTTCTTCATAAATATATTTTATGATGTAAAGATAAATATAAAAACTATAGGTAGGGTTTTTTGTATTGGAACTGTCGTATAAATAATGTTTTTATGTATTAATTTAATGATTGATAATAAATTAATTGTAATTAACGTATATTACTAACGACTTAAACTAAATATTAAAAATCCAATAATTATGAGGAAAGACTACTTTTTTAAATTAACACTATTTTTAATTCCTTTATTAGGCTTTATGTTTATTTCTTTTTCAGGAGGAAGGGATAGTGCTTTTTCAAGCTCTCCAGGAGATTCAAATAATAATTGTACTACTTGTCATGCGGGTACAGCAACAGCTGCAAACTTGTCGGTAACAACAGATATACCAGTAACTGGGTATGAGTTTAATACAGAATACAATATAACTGTTACAAACTCAGGAGGAGGAACTAGAAATGGATTTCAAGTAACAGCAGAAAAAGATTCGGATAATTCTAAAATAGGGACTTTTGCAGCTGGCGGTGCAGATACAAAAGCAGTTAACAGTAATTCTAGAGCAACTCACACTAGTTCAGGTAATAGTCAAAGTACATGGAGTGTGAAATGGACATCGCCTTCTAGCGATCAAGGAAAAGTAACTTTTTATGCAGCCTCAATATCTGGTAATGGAAATGGAAATACTGGTGGAGATGCTACATTTACAGGTAAATCAGGATCAACACCTTCTTTAGGTGTAGATGATGCAAAATTATTAAACTTTAAAATGTATCCTAATCCGGTAGGAAATGTTGTAAAGATAGATTTACCTTCAGACACAAGAGAAGCTAAGGTACAGGTATATGACTATACTGGAAAATTATTGAAATCGGAGAATGTATCTTTACTTCAAAAAGAAGTTAATATTGAAGAGCTACCAATAGGAATGTACTTATTAAAAATAATTTCTGAAGATAAATTAGGAGTAAAACATTTTATAAAAAAATAACGAAAATAAAGGACTATTTTTCTAACCGATTGTAATTTTTACAATCGGTTTTTTATTGTAAGTTTGTTCATCTTCAAAAATAAGAATAATGAATTATATTTTATTTGATGGTGATGTACGAAATGCTTTATTACCATTTACATACACTAAACCTGTAGCTGACTTAAGAGTTGGTATTTTGACTATTAGAGAGAAATGGGAGAACTTTTTAGGGGGTACAACCACTACAGTTACTGAAGAGTATTTAGAAGAGAAGTACCCAATGGTTGAAATGGAAGAAAATGTATTAATTAATGCTTCTTTTTTACCAACAGAAATATTGATTGAAAATATTAAAGGTTTAAAGCCGAATCAAGCAATATTTAAAGATGAAGATGTAATAGCTTTTTATACTACGGATACACAAGAAGAAGTTGATTTTTCAAGATATGAAGCTATAGAGTTTGAAGGAGAAGTATTACAAATTAAAAATACTTGGGATATTTTTTCATTAAATGCGAAAGCGATAAAAGCTGATTTCGATTTAATAACAGAAGGACGAGAGTCTGAACCAATTCCAGAAACAGTTAATTGTATAAACAAAGAAGATATTTTCTTAGAGGAAGGAGCTAAGTTAACTTTTGCTACTTTAAATGCAACTAATGGACCTATTTACATAGGTAGGAATGCAGAAATAATGGAAGGTTGTGTTATTAGAGGAGGATTAGCAATGTGTGAAAACTCTGTTTTAAAAATGGGAGCAAAAATATATGGAGCTACTACATTAGGTCCATATTGTAAAGTAGGAGGAGAGGTGAACAACTCAGTGCTTTTTGGGTATTCAAGTAAAGGTCATGAAGGTTATTTAGGTAATTCAGTACTAGGTGAGTGGTGTAATTTAGGAGCAGATACCAATAATTCTAATTTAAAAAATAATTATGCTGAGGTTAAATTATGGAATTATGAAACAGGTAGATTTGCTAAAACTGGGTTGCAGTTTTGTGGCCTAATGATGGGAGATCATTCTAAATGTGGTATCAATACAATGTTTAATACAGGTACAGTAATAGGAGTGTCTGCTAATATTTTTGGTAGTGGTTTTCCTCGTAATTTTGTACCATCATATAGTTGGGGAGGAGCATCAGGCTTTACAGAGTATAAGACAAATAAAGTTTTTGAAGTTGCTGAGGTAGTAATGAAAAGAAGGCATATAGAATTTGATGATCAAGAAAGAAAAATTCTTGAGCATGTTTTCGAAGAAACTAAACAATATAGAAATTATTAAAAATAACCCCCTCAGTTTTTTGAGGGGGTTATTATGTTTAAAAAAATTTATAAATAGGAAGTTTTAGATGAGCTTGTTCATAATGCGGCGTTTTTTTGTATACAAAATACAATTGCGCATATGGGTTTTTAGCAAAGCCATCATCTACTTTTATTTTTTCTTCTAACTCTTTTTTAACTGCGGGATTTTCTTTCAAGAATTGGACTGCAATATCTTCAAAAACATAGCTAGAGAAACCTTCTTTTTGTTGTAAAATAGTATCAAAAAAATTCCAGTTAAAAAAAGAATCAGTAGCTTCAGCTTCTAGAGTTTCAATAATGTATCGTATTCCTTTTTGTTGTGTTGAAATGTAAATATCACCTTTTCTGAATTTAATAGTTTTAGTTGCTTTCTTTACCGTAGTATTATAGTGTAAATAATGTCCTTCATAAGCTGATTTTCTAGTATTGAAATTAGCTATATGTTGAGTCTCGACAGTTAGGGTTGTGTCATTTTTAAAGTGTGTGAATACTATTTTATTGTTTTTAAGCCTTTCAATTACTTTATGCCAACCTTGCTGTATGATATAAGCTTTTGGGATTGTTATTTCTTTTGTTGTATTAAAGTTGTTGTAATAAGATATTTTTTTATTGTAAGGTTTAGATTTATCATAAAACAAGCGTTTTCCATTGGTTACTTCACTATTAATATAAATACCTTCATAGCCTTTAAAATTTAAAGTACTAGGATTGTTTTTGTCAACTTTGAAAGTAATTGGATATGTTTTCTGAGTTAGTAACTCTTTAAGGTTTCTTTTTCGTAGGGTTTTAATTCTCGATGATTCTTTTTCTGAAAAATCTAATGTAGAAAGTAATAGTTCATAGGTTTGCTCAACACGAACTTTATAGGGTTTTAACATGTGAGTTTCTACCATTAACCCTAGAGTGTTAAATAAAGTAGTATATCCTGTTGAATATCTTGGAGAATCGAAAAATTGAGACCAGCCTTTCTCTGGAGTGTTTCCCCATACATTTACATAAGGAGTAATAGGGATTTGTTTTTTAGCCAAAGATTTTTCAATATGCGGACGCATTTCTTTTTCTAAAAAAACACCAAGGTTTCCACCTAACTTATTGTGTTGTGTAAATAAATGGGTAATTGCATATTGATAATCGGCACCGTTACTTACATGATTATCAATAAAAATATCTGGATTTACTGAGTGGAAAATAGTTGCAAAAGCTGCTGCGTTTTTAGTATCTTGTTTTATGAAGTCTCTATTTAAGTCAAAATTCCTGGCATTACCTCTAAAACCGTATTCTTTAGGACCGTTTTGATTAGCTCTAGTGTGTGAGTTTCTATTAAGAGATCCACCAATATTATATATTGGTATAACACAGATTAAAGAGTTATTATATGCTTTTTTTAAAGAATCATTTTGAACAATATCTCTTAATAACATCATGGAAGCGTCAATCCCATCTGATTCACCTGGATGAATACCATTGTTGATTAAAATTCTATTTTTTGAAGATTTTTTTAAACTTTTTAAATCGATTTTACCATCGTTATTAAAAACAGCTAAATGTAGTGGTTTTCCAGAATCTGTTTCACCTATTTCAAATAGTGAAATTTCGCTGTAGGAATCAGCTAAGTTTTTATAAAAAGAAATTACATCATTGTATTCAGGAGTCTCGGTACCGTTAGATTTTTCAAATAATGTTGTGAAGTTTTTCTTTTCAAATTTTATGGCTTCTTTACAAGAATTTAAAAATATGAATAGTAGTAGTAGCGATAGTTTTTTCATGATTTAAATTTTTACAGCATCAGGTACTAGTCCAGTGTAATCACCATCATTTCTTATAACATCACGAACAATTGACGATGATATGTAGCTCTTTCCAGATGAGGTTAATAAGAAAACTGTTTCGATTTCAGAAAGTTTACGATTAGTATGTGCTATAGCTTTTTCAAATTCAAAATCAGCAGGGTTACGTAAACCTCTTAAAATAAACTGCGCATTAACTTCTTTACAAAAGTTAACAGTTAATCCGCTATAAGTAACTACTTTAATTTTTGGTTCATGTTTAAATGTTTCTTCAATAAAACGTTTACGTTCTTCTAAGGAAAACATGTATTTTTTATCTGAATTTATACCAATAGCAATAACTAGCTCATCAAATAAGGTAACTCCACGTTCAATAATATCAACATGGCCTAATGTAATAGGGTCAAACGATCCTGGAAAAATAGCTTTCTTCATATATTTTGTAATTCTTGATTTATATCTTATTAAAAACTGTATTGCGTATATTTATTATTTGATAGCCATTTCAATAGCATTTTCAAATAACTCACTTAACGATATTCCTACTTCATTTGCCTGTTGCGGTAAAATACTAGCCTCTGTTAAACCAGGTACGGTATTCATTTCTAAAAAATGAGGTTCATCATTTACCAAGATATATTCAGATCTAGAAAAACCACTCATATTTAATATTTCATATGCTTTTTTAGCTATTTCTCTTACTTTGGCTTCTTGTTGTTCTGTTAATCGTGCTGGTGTAATTTCTTTTGATTTACCTAGGTACTTTGCTTCATAGTCAAAAAAGTCATTTTCAGAAACTATTTCGGTAATTGGTAAAACTGTTGTTTCTCCTTTATATTGAATAACTCCTACAGAAACTTCAGTTCCATCTAAAAAACTTTCAATTAAAATTTCAGAATCTTCTTTGTATGCTTTTTCTATTGCAGGAATAAGTTTTTCAATAGAGTGTACTTTTGAAATACCAAAACTAGAACCTGCATTGTTTGGTTTTACAAAGCAAGGAAGTCCTACTTTTTGAATAATATCATCCGTAGAAAATGTATCTCCTTGATTAATATATACTGATTTAGCAGTAGGGATACCATAATGTTTTACAACACTTAAGCTATCTCTTTTATTAAATGTTAAAGCCATTTGGTAGAAAGGAGCAGAGGTGTGCTTCATTTGTATAAGATCAAAATATGCTAAAAGACTACCATTTTCTCCAGGGTTTCCATGTATTGCATTAAAAACACAATCAAAAGTAATTTTAGTAGTGTTTTTTGTAAATGAAAAGTCATTTTTATCTATAGGATATTCAGTTTCATCAGCATCAACAACTACCCATTTGTTAGATAAGATATGAACTTTATATGTATTGTATTTTTCTTTATTAAGATGTTTGTAAACAACTGCACCGCTTTGTAAGGATATATTTACCTCTGAGGAATACCCTCCCATAACAATAGCTATATTTTTTTTCATGAATAATCTGAGTTATTTATACAAACTTACCAAAAAAACTCGTTTAAGAGTTGTTGAATTTTAAATTAGTAATAAATTTTACAGTAAATTTGTATCATCTTACAAAAAATCAATATGAGTAAATTTTCAGAACGTATTAAAGGTTTATTTGAGTTTATTAAAAGTAAAAGCTTTTTTATGCAATTAGGAATTGCAATTTTGAGTGTTGTTGTTTTAATATTCCTATTGCAATGGTGGTTAGGTATTACTACTAATCATAATCAAAAAATCGAAGTGCCTAATTTAGCTAAGTTATCATTAACAAATGTTGAAACTAAGTTAAATGAACTTAATTTAGATTACGTAGTTATTGACAGTGCTACTTATAATCCTAATTATCCTAAAAAGGCAGTGTTAGAGCAAAATCCTGAAGCTGGTGATTTTGTAAAAGAAGGAAGAAAAATATATTTAACATTGAATCCTTCAAAATATCGTGATGTTGAAATACCAGATTTAAATGGACGTACTCGTAGGCAAGCAACTACACATTTAAGATCTATTGGTTTTAAAGTTGGAAAAGATGTTACTTGGGTTCGAGATTTAGGTAAAGATGTAGTAAGAGGATTAAAGTATAAAGGAAACAAAATTGAACCAAAAACTAAGTTACCAAAACAATCTACAATAGATTTAATTTTGGGTGATGGTAATGGTAATTAATATTATAGATTAGATTGATGCAGGAAGATACAACTCCAGATTTAGAAAACGACGATTTATACGAACATTATAAATTTGTAGCAAATGATGGGCAAGTTCCATTAAGAGTAGATAAGTTTTTAATGAATTTTATAGAAAATGCTACGCGTAATAAAATTCAACAAGCGGCAAAAGCGGGGAATATTTTAGTGAATGATGTAGTGGTTAAATCCAACTATAAGATCAAACCAAAAGATATAGTTAGGGTAGTACTATCGTATCCACCA belongs to Tenacibaculum sp. MAR_2010_89 and includes:
- a CDS encoding OmpH family outer membrane protein codes for the protein MKLKITFFITIFFIGLASAQTKVGTVNSDLIIGKMPQMKSVIKRLENYSKELDSSFQLKAKTYQSKIEAFKKVEKTITDNDRKTKIQELAAIEQDMAKFRKNGSTMMQLRRDEYMRPLYRKLNEIVKEVAKANGYSQVLTTNGNEFAYIDDRYDITKLVLSKLGIKE
- a CDS encoding glycoside hydrolase family 25 protein yields the protein MKTFNDFEKKIIQEISKSPINEITDVKNILEKIFFNKSEGKAIIIQLNEQYAMYFLSVEIFDDVDKRKTAIQEFSQFVTVLNYLDSHGYISIFRNNHYVRERVSFISDEFINPRIENKKLVLNNEGLHSIKPEEIKNKNGVVLYKGIEFNDSFFIIKNMIGKLLISDRIFELIKSFEPQTEEIIKPKTNFFHKFHLLSLIPAFLLLCLTGLFFTHHHKKTQQLLQKYDSIIPHKKPIITTPTKVAIKKYGIDISRWNGNVLNHSLPDSLSFVICKATEGLTLTDPMFRLNWLRIQKMNLKRGAYHFFIIEDSPVKQAEYFWSRIKDRNINDFPPIVDIESGSTNSIPNASTIQKNLLAFITHLENLSGVRPIIYSSYYYANEYLTNKLFSRYPLWVADYDSKKQPKVPNVWKDKGWLLWQKTSSFKVNSILTDLNVLNQKKN
- the miaA gene encoding tRNA (adenosine(37)-N6)-dimethylallyltransferase MiaA, translated to MTNTLITIVGATAIGKTALSIKLAQHFGCDIISCDSRQFYKEMKIGTAVPDDNELASAPHHFIQNRSIFEDYNVGQFEKEALAKLDTLFKKKPIQIMVGGSGLYVDAVLKGLDYFPDVDPQIRIDLTQQLEEKGIEHLQQQLEKLDIEAFNTIAIDNPHRLTRALEICIGTNKTYSSFKNKPKTLRNFKSIKIGLTADREIMYNRINKRVDIMMNSGLLEEAKSLYQHKHLNALQTVGYRELFSSFDGDFPLSFAVEEIKKNTRRFAKRQGTWFRKDPNINWFDFKENHLTIINKIDSFL
- a CDS encoding ion transporter; translation: MKKQPQNWKDKLHEVIYEADTRGGKFFDIILLIAILSSVLFVMLESVDDIQLKYGNILNVGEWVLTILFSIEYILRIISIKKPSKYIFSFYGIIDFLSTIPKYLSIFFIGTHSLVALRALRLLRIFRILKLARFIGESNNFIKALKASRAKIAVFLFFVLILCMILGTIMYLIEGGENGFTSIPRSVYWAVVTLTTVGYGDIAPHTPFGQFVASIIMVLGYGIIAVPTGIVTSEMTKISDVNLNTQSCPNCSHGDHNDDAIYCNHCGSKLHN
- a CDS encoding acyl-CoA thioesterase yields the protein MTQKKNNFKNVEETRITISELMLPSHANFSGKIHGGYILNLMDQIAFACASKHSGTYCVTASVDTVDFLNPIEVGELVTMKASINYVGKTSMVVGIRVESENIQTGKVNHCNSSYFTMVSKNEDGQGISVPGIIINDDIEMRRFLKAIKRIEMKKNRQEEFDSDHFTPNNYIKDLEAYNVKIDL
- a CDS encoding 6-phosphogluconate dehydrogenase; translated protein: MKKILALILIIITLIAGLYYAFIYFVPYSEGVRSGELIKISYKGIAIKTWEGEISQGISGAQIFAFSVEDRNEKVIKDLQKYQGRYVKVHYTERFSTFFWLGDTKYFITKVEEEQSPHFRGVTNDTKEK
- a CDS encoding choice-of-anchor V domain-containing protein — its product is MRKDYFFKLTLFLIPLLGFMFISFSGGRDSAFSSSPGDSNNNCTTCHAGTATAANLSVTTDIPVTGYEFNTEYNITVTNSGGGTRNGFQVTAEKDSDNSKIGTFAAGGADTKAVNSNSRATHTSSGNSQSTWSVKWTSPSSDQGKVTFYAASISGNGNGNTGGDATFTGKSGSTPSLGVDDAKLLNFKMYPNPVGNVVKIDLPSDTREAKVQVYDYTGKLLKSENVSLLQKEVNIEELPIGMYLLKIISEDKLGVKHFIKK
- a CDS encoding GlmU family protein, giving the protein MNYILFDGDVRNALLPFTYTKPVADLRVGILTIREKWENFLGGTTTTVTEEYLEEKYPMVEMEENVLINASFLPTEILIENIKGLKPNQAIFKDEDVIAFYTTDTQEEVDFSRYEAIEFEGEVLQIKNTWDIFSLNAKAIKADFDLITEGRESEPIPETVNCINKEDIFLEEGAKLTFATLNATNGPIYIGRNAEIMEGCVIRGGLAMCENSVLKMGAKIYGATTLGPYCKVGGEVNNSVLFGYSSKGHEGYLGNSVLGEWCNLGADTNNSNLKNNYAEVKLWNYETGRFAKTGLQFCGLMMGDHSKCGINTMFNTGTVIGVSANIFGSGFPRNFVPSYSWGGASGFTEYKTNKVFEVAEVVMKRRHIEFDDQERKILEHVFEETKQYRNY